In a single window of the Candidatus Cloacimonadota bacterium genome:
- a CDS encoding autorepressor SdpR family transcription factor — MSDNIFKAIADANRRKILNLLKQNGSLTAGEIAEHFEFSKASLSEHLKILRLAGLIYSTKKGQYIHYRLNTSIFEDILAWVKNLRSKSEES; from the coding sequence ATGTCTGATAACATCTTTAAAGCTATTGCCGATGCTAATCGGCGCAAAATTCTGAATTTGCTTAAGCAAAACGGTAGCCTAACTGCAGGTGAGATTGCCGAGCACTTTGAATTTAGCAAAGCCAGCCTCAGCGAACACCTAAAAATTCTGCGCTTGGCGGGGCTTATCTACTCCACCAAAAAGGGGCAATACATCCATTATCGTCTTAATACAAGCATATTTGAGGACATCTTGGCTTGGGTGAAAAATCTAAGATCTAAAAGTGAGGAATCATGA
- a CDS encoding class II fructose-bisphosphate aldolase: protein MFLSGAQLKEVFLKAKKQRFGIMASNVVFDTQIRAIIQGYNSVGSDGLLQMSSGACKYAAGESQDMKAGAQLISTMIKTFAAQFPKSGIGLHIDHATPNYFDFIVYCIENNLVTSVMIDASKENLNENIRITKEVVDVAHKHGILVEGEIGHIKGTEDEIVSETELYTHPDEALEFVKKTNVDLFAASVGTNHGVSKGENIVLRLDLVKDIDDLLIKNGVERGLVLHGASGLTDEQQREAIRNGVVKINKDTHYQMDMAQEIQAYWEKEKYAIVCPPETDPQNYVPNKSKFDPRKWLIKGENKMQETVKGFCLVSGSANNSILL from the coding sequence ATGTTTTTAAGCGGAGCACAACTAAAAGAGGTATTTCTTAAAGCTAAAAAGCAGCGTTTTGGAATCATGGCATCAAATGTTGTTTTCGATACCCAAATTCGTGCCATCATTCAAGGTTATAACAGCGTGGGGTCGGATGGGCTATTGCAAATGAGTAGCGGTGCATGTAAATACGCAGCCGGCGAAAGCCAGGATATGAAAGCAGGGGCGCAGCTAATTTCAACCATGATCAAAACCTTTGCCGCACAATTTCCCAAAAGCGGGATTGGGCTTCATATTGATCATGCCACACCTAATTATTTTGATTTTATTGTTTATTGTATTGAGAATAATTTGGTAACTTCAGTGATGATAGACGCCTCAAAAGAGAACCTGAATGAAAATATCCGCATCACCAAAGAAGTAGTGGATGTGGCGCATAAACACGGCATTTTGGTTGAAGGCGAGATAGGGCACATCAAGGGCACAGAAGATGAAATAGTTTCCGAAACCGAGCTCTATACTCATCCCGATGAAGCGCTTGAATTTGTAAAGAAGACCAATGTGGATCTCTTTGCCGCATCTGTGGGCACAAATCACGGGGTTTCAAAAGGTGAGAACATAGTATTACGCTTGGATTTGGTAAAGGATATTGACGATCTACTAATCAAGAACGGTGTAGAGCGTGGGCTTGTATTGCACGGAGCAAGCGGTTTAACCGATGAACAGCAGCGCGAAGCTATTAGAAACGGTGTGGTAAAGATCAATAAAGATACTCACTACCAAATGGATATGGCTCAAGAAATACAAGCTTATTGGGAAAAGGAAAAATACGCTATTGTGTGTCCTCCTGAAACCGATCCCCAAAATTATGTGCCCAATAAAAGCAAATTTGATCCGCGTAAATGGCTCATCAAAGGCGAAAACAAAATGCAGGAAACGGTGAAAGGCTTCTGTCTTGTTTCCGGCAGTGCAAATAACAGTATTTTACTATAA
- the gap gene encoding type I glyceraldehyde-3-phosphate dehydrogenase, with translation MIRVAINGFGRIGRLVLRAFIKFHPEVEVVAINDLTDAKTLAYLFKYDSVHKMFDGEVTHDDEHIIINGKKIKIFSQKDPEALPWKDLDVHYVVEATGIFRTKEKAGKHLKAGAKKVILTVPAKDDVDATIVMGVNHRDLKDSDLIVSNASCTTNCLAPVAKVLHDRFGIENGLMTTIHSYTNDQNILDLPHNDLRRARAAAMSMIPTTTGAAKAIGLVIPELNGKLDGLAVRVPTPDGSLVDLNVNLTREANKEEINQAMKEAANTYLKGYLMYSDEPIVSIDIVGNPHSSVFDSGSTYVKGKMAKILSWYDNEWGYSCRVTDLLVYMHGLS, from the coding sequence ATGATAAGAGTAGCGATAAATGGCTTTGGTCGTATCGGACGCTTGGTATTACGCGCTTTCATCAAATTCCATCCGGAAGTAGAAGTGGTAGCGATAAATGATCTTACCGATGCCAAGACTCTAGCCTACTTATTCAAATACGATAGCGTTCATAAAATGTTCGATGGTGAGGTTACACACGATGACGAACACATTATCATAAACGGCAAAAAAATAAAGATCTTCTCACAGAAAGATCCTGAAGCTTTACCATGGAAAGATTTAGATGTGCATTACGTGGTGGAAGCCACAGGCATTTTTAGAACCAAAGAAAAAGCAGGTAAACACCTCAAAGCCGGAGCAAAAAAGGTTATTCTAACCGTCCCCGCCAAAGATGATGTGGATGCCACTATCGTAATGGGAGTTAACCACCGCGACCTAAAAGATTCGGATTTGATAGTATCCAATGCATCCTGCACCACTAACTGTCTGGCACCAGTTGCAAAAGTTCTACACGATCGTTTTGGAATAGAGAATGGTCTGATGACCACCATTCACTCATATACTAACGATCAAAACATTCTGGATCTACCGCATAACGATTTGCGCCGTGCCCGCGCCGCTGCCATGAGCATGATTCCCACCACTACCGGTGCCGCCAAAGCAATCGGATTGGTGATTCCAGAATTGAATGGTAAACTGGATGGACTTGCCGTGAGAGTTCCTACTCCCGATGGATCCTTAGTAGACCTGAACGTGAATCTTACTCGCGAAGCCAATAAAGAAGAAATCAATCAAGCCATGAAAGAAGCGGCAAATACTTATTTGAAAGGTTATTTGATGTATTCGGATGAACCAATTGTTTCCATAGACATTGTGGGCAATCCGCATTCTTCTGTCTTCGACAGTGGGAGCACCTACGTGAAGGGTAAAATGGCAAAAATCCTCAGCTGGTACGACAACGAATGGGGCTATTCGTGCAGAGTAACAGATCTATTGGTGTATATGCACGGTCTTTCATAA